Proteins from a single region of Desulfovibrio sp. Huiquan2017:
- a CDS encoding metal-dependent hydrolase, with product MDPVTHLSSGLMGGLAARRWFPEARFLVPACVLAAWIPDADIFFGDGPEFNLLYHRGVSTSLFGTLVLAFALAGLYKLAFRRTPFVKIAALFYALTLTHVWLDLITTYGTQLLAPFSNHRFALDGAFIIDPVFTLTALLFIAAALLLRAHRHAIALAGMAWFFAYPLANMGMGAALQTVYAHRLQASGTAYEHVHVTPDALSPRFWKVVVTAGPDYLLDTMDLFGDREPVAPLRVKRADKTFLRTLGKQQSMFATYAWFTKWPYVEETDTPEGRTLVFHDLRFTSTNPVLSWYYDDRRQPFTLTAHLDQAGRITSWSYEGGISARAGESTQ from the coding sequence ATGGACCCGGTCACACACCTTTCCTCGGGCCTCATGGGCGGCCTGGCCGCGCGCCGGTGGTTTCCCGAAGCGCGATTTCTCGTGCCCGCCTGCGTGCTTGCGGCCTGGATTCCCGACGCGGACATTTTTTTCGGCGACGGCCCGGAATTTAACCTGCTCTATCACCGGGGCGTCAGCACCTCCCTTTTCGGCACCCTGGTCCTGGCGTTCGCCCTGGCCGGATTGTACAAACTCGCCTTCCGACGTACCCCGTTCGTCAAAATCGCCGCCCTGTTCTACGCGCTCACCCTGACCCACGTCTGGCTCGACCTGATAACCACCTACGGCACCCAATTGCTCGCCCCCTTCTCCAACCACCGCTTCGCCCTGGACGGCGCGTTCATCATCGACCCGGTCTTCACCCTGACCGCCCTTTTGTTTATCGCAGCGGCCCTGTTGCTCCGCGCGCACCGTCACGCCATCGCCCTGGCGGGCATGGCCTGGTTCTTCGCTTATCCCCTCGCCAACATGGGCATGGGGGCCGCGCTCCAGACCGTCTACGCCCACCGCCTCCAGGCCTCGGGCACAGCCTACGAACACGTTCACGTCACCCCGGACGCCCTGTCGCCCCGCTTCTGGAAAGTGGTCGTCACCGCCGGGCCGGACTACCTGCTCGACACCATGGACCTGTTCGGCGACCGCGAACCAGTCGCCCCCCTGCGCGTCAAGCGGGCGGACAAGACCTTCCTGCGCACGCTCGGCAAACAGCAGTCCATGTTCGCCACCTATGCCTGGTTCACCAAATGGCCCTACGTGGAGGAGACCGACACGCCGGAAGGCCGGACCCTGGTCTTCCACGACCTGCGCTTCACCTCCACCAACCCGGTCTTGTCCTGGTATTACGACGACAGGCGGCAGCCCTTCACCCTAACCGCGCACCTCGACCAAGCGGGACGCATCACGTCTTGGTCCTATGAAGGCGGCATCAGCGCCCGGGCCGGGGAATCCACGCAATGA
- a CDS encoding DMT family transporter: protein MIWLTLSVGAAFFMATNSAFIKRFFSDLSSWEMGLIPYFYGCPLFLATLAFIDIPSVGPGFLPSLAWVLPLLMIAITLHYRAIHLSPLSLTLPFLSFTPVFVLLTGGLILDETLKPQGVAGMLLVVVGGYVINLDSARYGFLGPIKAIWKEPGSAIMLLVAVLFGLTSVGGKVIILNSSPMFAAVVIFTLYGVLLTLILLATGKASLKNLIRRPLLGIAAGLIVFAEAVCHNTAMTLTSAAYMITIKRTAGIFSVLYGWLFFKERGIRFRFIGALIMTAGAAVIALWGG, encoded by the coding sequence ATGATCTGGCTCACGCTCTCCGTGGGCGCAGCCTTTTTCATGGCCACCAATTCCGCATTCATAAAGCGCTTCTTCTCGGATCTGTCGTCCTGGGAAATGGGCCTCATCCCTTATTTTTACGGATGCCCTCTTTTTCTCGCCACCCTCGCGTTCATCGACATCCCGTCCGTGGGGCCCGGCTTCCTGCCGTCCCTGGCCTGGGTCCTGCCTTTACTCATGATCGCCATCACCCTGCACTACCGGGCCATCCACCTGTCGCCCCTGTCCCTGACCCTGCCGTTTCTGAGCTTCACCCCGGTCTTCGTCCTGCTCACCGGCGGCCTCATCCTGGACGAAACTCTCAAGCCCCAAGGCGTGGCGGGCATGCTTCTGGTGGTCGTGGGCGGTTACGTGATCAACCTCGACTCGGCCCGATACGGCTTTCTCGGCCCGATCAAGGCCATCTGGAAGGAACCCGGCTCGGCCATCATGCTTCTCGTCGCCGTCCTGTTCGGCCTGACCTCCGTGGGCGGCAAGGTGATCATCCTCAATTCTTCGCCCATGTTCGCAGCCGTGGTCATCTTTACCTTGTACGGCGTCCTGCTGACACTCATTCTGCTGGCCACGGGCAAGGCGTCCCTCAAGAACCTGATCCGCAGGCCCCTGCTCGGCATCGCGGCCGGGCTGATCGTCTTCGCCGAGGCCGTCTGCCACAACACTGCCATGACCCTGACCTCCGCCGCCTACATGATCACCATCAAGCGCACCGCTGGCATCTTCTCGGTCCTGTATGGCTGGCTGTTCTTTAAGGAACGCGGCATCCGCTTCCGCTTCATCGGCGCCCTGATCATGACCGCCGGAGCCGCTGTCATCGCTCTGTGGGGGGGATGA
- the dksA gene encoding RNA polymerase-binding protein DksA — protein sequence MEANDLKYFKETLNGMLDDILRKSEATIEDMNESGEIYADPADRATAESDRAFTLRLRDRERKLIKKIQQAINRIDDGEFGICQECGDDISIARLKARPMTTLCINCKSKQEEDEAVRGD from the coding sequence ATGGAAGCGAACGATCTAAAGTACTTCAAGGAAACTTTAAACGGCATGCTCGATGACATCCTCAGAAAAAGCGAGGCGACCATCGAGGACATGAACGAGTCGGGTGAAATCTACGCCGACCCTGCCGATCGGGCCACGGCCGAAAGCGACCGGGCCTTCACCCTGCGTCTGCGCGACCGCGAACGCAAGCTGATCAAAAAAATCCAGCAGGCCATCAACCGCATCGACGACGGCGAGTTCGGCATCTGCCAGGAGTGTGGCGACGATATCTCCATTGCCCGGCTCAAGGCGCGGCCCATGACCACGCTGTGCATAAACTGCAAAAGCAAACAGGAAGAAGACGAGGCCGTGCGCGGCGACTAG
- a CDS encoding NFACT RNA binding domain-containing protein: protein MEANFFRFLSAELASTLSGRRIDKVFGPAPGAWVLAIQNTGEPLHLIFRPAKSAGHLFLSPVKPVNPQTAPAMAMWFRKRLRNRKILAAHSDWPNLRLALKLSPRTDPDGKTFLIFDCRTGMSLADDLPPSFTIEPEWPALEDVLEEPDIWRDYPHISPPLRKALAGLPVDDAHALYFGVATASTGHFHLARSGDAWSPPTVWPSGGNDEIFDTALAAARAYGERTLFPLLDMEEDKAQTIQLKRVRKKLKRNLASLDREQARLEQLAAEQVKAEALQAELYRFKNTEGLESVDVTHPALGPMTVPLNPFISPTENMERYFKLAAKAQRGFPHVERRRRELLAELARAEDGTLELHPASLPHGAPAPEGPTALPKRFRGLAVRLFRTSDGFTVIRGKNKTANHHMLSQAASPFDYWFHVEDGPSSHVILKRDHPGQDVPETSLVQAAVLCGLKSYRKDDGKADVMYALIKDVRKVKGFNLGQVAVDRKLGTLRVDLDPSLEEKLS from the coding sequence ATGGAAGCCAATTTCTTCCGCTTCCTGAGCGCGGAACTCGCGTCTACTCTCTCCGGCCGTCGAATAGACAAGGTATTCGGCCCGGCCCCCGGCGCTTGGGTGCTGGCCATCCAAAATACCGGCGAACCACTTCATTTGATCTTCAGGCCCGCCAAGTCGGCGGGCCATTTATTTCTCTCCCCGGTCAAGCCGGTCAACCCGCAAACAGCTCCGGCCATGGCCATGTGGTTCCGCAAGCGGCTCCGCAACCGCAAAATCCTGGCCGCGCACAGCGACTGGCCCAACCTGCGCCTGGCGCTCAAACTCTCCCCACGCACCGACCCGGACGGCAAGACCTTCCTCATCTTCGACTGCCGCACCGGCATGTCCCTAGCCGACGACCTGCCCCCGTCCTTCACCATTGAGCCCGAATGGCCCGCCCTGGAGGACGTCCTTGAAGAGCCGGACATCTGGCGCGACTATCCGCATATCTCCCCGCCTCTGCGCAAAGCCCTGGCGGGTCTCCCCGTAGATGACGCCCACGCGCTCTATTTCGGCGTGGCCACGGCTTCGACGGGGCACTTTCACCTGGCCCGGTCCGGGGACGCATGGTCGCCTCCCACGGTATGGCCGTCCGGCGGGAACGACGAAATCTTCGACACGGCTCTGGCCGCCGCCCGGGCCTACGGCGAGCGCACCCTCTTCCCCCTGCTCGACATGGAGGAGGACAAGGCGCAAACCATTCAGCTCAAACGAGTACGCAAGAAGCTCAAACGCAATCTCGCCTCCCTGGACAGGGAACAGGCGCGCCTTGAGCAACTCGCGGCCGAACAGGTCAAGGCCGAGGCGCTCCAGGCCGAGCTCTACCGTTTCAAAAATACCGAAGGCCTCGAATCCGTGGACGTGACTCATCCGGCGCTCGGCCCCATGACCGTGCCCCTCAATCCGTTCATCTCGCCCACCGAGAACATGGAGCGATATTTCAAGCTGGCGGCCAAGGCCCAGCGCGGCTTCCCGCACGTGGAACGCCGCCGCCGGGAACTCCTGGCCGAACTCGCCCGGGCCGAGGACGGCACCCTCGAACTGCATCCGGCCTCGCTCCCTCATGGGGCTCCCGCACCCGAAGGCCCGACCGCCCTACCCAAACGCTTCCGGGGCCTGGCCGTGCGCCTGTTCCGCACCAGCGACGGCTTCACCGTGATCCGGGGCAAAAACAAGACCGCCAACCACCACATGCTTAGCCAAGCGGCCTCGCCCTTCGACTATTGGTTCCATGTGGAGGACGGCCCCAGTTCGCACGTCATCCTCAAACGCGACCACCCCGGCCAGGACGTCCCCGAAACCTCCCTGGTCCAGGCCGCCGTCCTCTGCGGCCTCAAGAGCTATCGCAAGGACGACGGCAAGGCCGACGTCATGTACGCCCTGATCAAGGACGTGCGCAAGGTCAAGGGGTTCAACCTCGGCCAGGTGGCGGTGGACCGCAAACTCGGCACCCTGCGCGTCGATCTCGACCCGTCGCTGGAAGAAAAGCTGAGCTAA